From the genome of Helicoverpa zea isolate HzStark_Cry1AcR chromosome 1, ilHelZeax1.1, whole genome shotgun sequence, one region includes:
- the LOC124633192 gene encoding major facilitator superfamily domain-containing protein 12-like isoform X1, which produces MSVKYGATDVDRKTEETDKEVATEVEINLSGSFKRKWWRVSQHLLFGLGHVYNDLCAAMWFSYMMLFFQAVLDMRAVVAGAMLLLGQVIDALATPVVGVLADRFGSLKAWHLTGCVLVTCTFPLLFVRCWGCWVTDDPDYLQWWMPIYYGVLIVVFQIGWAVVQISHLAMIPAISDNLQVRADLTSIRYMASVTSSLAVYLITWVVLRASNYSTFIGPLDDYKFRDVSLIISSIGILSFLLFQIFFKLKSKKEAKANGHAVNNGTATLPNEENGTLEVAKSKIMYFLRMPLLYQTSLLYVFSRLYWALSLVYVPLFLEERLVFNPSAGSELVASVPLVLYISSFFFSLLLKSRINRFGNQMAYLIGSLLSLLSCLWIALAIDPHASIVQIYMVATLIGAGSSITLVSSLCVTADLIGPHSHQGAAIYSIVTFADKLVTGIAVVAIENYKCEDETECPQYYRGVLTYACGGSAVLGMISLSFAKFLPKLKTTTEL; this is translated from the exons atgaGCGTAAAATATGGTGCAACGGATGTGGATAGAAAAACTGAAGAGACCGACAAAGAAGTAGCCACTGAAGTTGAAATTAACTTGAG TGGGTCGTTCAAGAGAAAATGGTGGCGAGTCAGTCAGCACCTACTTTTTGGCCTAGGCCATGTTTACAACGACCTGTGTGCAGCCATGTGGTTCTCCTACATGATGCTGTTCTTCCAGGCAGTGCTGGATATGAGGGCCGTGGTAGCTGGTGCTATGCTCCTCTTAG GACAAGTCATCGACGCGTTAGCTACTCCAGTTGTGGGCGTGTTAGCTGACAGATTCGGAAGCCTAAAGGCTTGGCATTTAACTG GTTGCGTGCTAGTGACGTGCACATTTCCCCTGCTGTTCGTGAGATGTTGGGGTTGCTGGGTGACGGACGACCCCGACTACCTGCAGTGGTGGATGCCGATCTACTATGGGGTCCTCATCGTAGTCTTCCAGATCGGCTGGGCCGTTGTACAGATATCTCACCTAGCAATGATCCCTGCTATATCAGATAACCTTCAAGTACGCGCCGATTTAACGTCTATCAG ATACATGGCATCAGTAACGTCAAGCTTGGCTGTATATCTGATAACGTGGGTTGTACTGAGAGCGAGCAACTACAGCACGTTCATTGGACCCCTGGATGACTACAAATTCAGG GATGTGTCACTTATAATTTCTAGCATCGGTATATTATCATTTCTGCTATTCCAAATATTCTTCAAATTAAAATCGAAAAAAGAAGCTAAGGCGAATGGTCACGCAGTGAATAATGGAACGGCTACATTACCAAACGAAGAAAATGGAACCCTCGAAGTGGCCAAGTCGAAGATTATGTATTTTCTACGCATGCCCCTGTTATATCAAACTAGTTTAtt aTACGTATTTTCCCGGTTATACTGGGCTCTGAGTCTAGTCTACGTACCACTGTTCCTGGAAGAGCGTCTGGTCTTCAACCCAAGTGCTGGGTCAGAATTGGTGGCCAGTGTTCCTCTAGTCCTATACATATCTTCATTTTTCTTCTCATTACTACTGAAGAGTAGAATAAATAGATTTGGGAACCAG ATGGCGTATCTAATAGGAAGTTTATTAAGTCTGTTAAGCTGTCTTTGGATAGCACTGGCTATAGATCCACATGCTAGTATAGTACAAATATACATGGTCGCTACATTAATTG GTGCAGGTAGTTCAATAACGCTGGTGTCCAGTCTGTGCGTGACTGCGGACCTGATCGGGCCGCATTCCCACCAGGGCGCTGCCATTTACTCCATCGTCACGTTCGCAGACAAACTTGTGACGGGCATCGCTGTCGTCGCTATTGAAAATTA CAAATGTGAAGATGAAACAGAATGTCCACAATACTACAGAGGAGTCCTGACATACGCTTGTGGAGGGAGCGCAGTCCTGGGCATGATCTCTTTGTCTTTTGCTAAATTTTTACCAAAGCTTAAAACGACTACTGAATTATAA
- the LOC124633183 gene encoding uncharacterized protein LOC124633183: MMQITDLPEEILLIIVRRLDFWTLSQMYNTCKSFRNLLSLHGVIVECNMSKNLMATVNTLKLGLFKSIANHLLEINMQGVPDLTRSKVLPAFKKLKRLKILDISYTNLNISDLMAIHSVCPSLKDVTVNFVSGEGSTVLLAEECILQHQSLFAHFENIHLVGSLQNLLHSKLVFRFLKKAKLDTLKFSAVQVDNMHITVLKPYNVVYEVPQFNHFAIFLMNWRATRTYGYLSQFPIISMLNLENYDIFMINCTNGHAVSVYATSIFTKFFREKFYIDAENLSEGSQPVGNAALFIWNKKTTNFDDIFFQKLYIRIKPYFCFIYEDKSEISCPVQYDWIYTEPQPVDGLLPFLRGDHFGDDPDVFEAKLRKTAMPSVKLNYDFVLKDKVEAQLSIVFKSSIVASVSLQRNCSYYTKLTFLSLVAGKAISYSMDFFDRLFLYCQNLTTLSMECPNITRVYSLHISRAAQISPSLRHLRMVDKAVDFKNVFENLSNCKTLESINLVDLKSWDRPKIADPSLLIEKCDKLCSVIIEAPLAETAQTQLFQWCNKAKTKFRKPYLRVVINRMSNNNRFKYDYDPFIDVFQLNPIKPV; this comes from the coding sequence ATGATGCAAATCACGGACCTTCCGGAAGAAATCTTGCTGATCATAGTAAGAAGACTGGATTTCTGGACATTATCCCAAATGTATAATACCTGTAAGAGTTTCAGAAATCTGCTCTCCTTGCATGGGGTTATTGTTGAATGTAACATGTCTAAGAATTTAATGGCAACAGTGAACACACTGAAGCTTGGACTCTTCAAATCTATTGCAAACCATCTGTTAGAAATCAACATGCAAGGCGTGCCAGATTTAACTAGATCAAAAGTTCTGCCTGCCTTTAAGAAGTTGAAACGTTTAAAGATCCTAGACATTTCCTACACAAACCTGAATATTTCTGATTTAATGGCAATACATAGTGTATGTCCTTCTTTGAAAGATGTTACTGTCAATTTTGTTTCTGGCGAAGGTAGTACTGTTTTGCTAGCAGAAGAGTGTATATTACAGCACCAATCACTTTTTgcacattttgaaaatattcatcTGGTGGGTTCCTTGCAAAACTTGTTACATTCTAAATTAGTATTCCGTTTCTTGAAAAAAGCAAAATTAGACACCCTCAAATTTAGTGCAGTACAAGTTGATAATATGCACATAACAGTTTTGAAACCGTATAACGTAGTTTATGAAGTGCCTCAATTCAATCACTTTGCAATTTTTTTGATGAATTGGAGGGCAACCAGGACCTATGGATATCTCTCCCAGTTTCCTATCATATCCATGTTAAATCTTGAAAACTATGATATCTTTATGATTAACTGTACAAATGGGCATGCAGTCTCTGTTTATGCAACATCAATATTTACAAAGTTCTTCAGAGAAAAATTTTACATTGATGCAGAAAATCTTTCAGAAGGCAGCCAACCAGTTGGAAATGCTGCTTTATTCATATGGAATAAAAAAACCACAAATTTTGATGACATATTTTTTCAGAAGTTGTATATTCGCATAAAGCcctatttctgttttatttatgaagacAAATCAGAAATAAGCTGTCCAGTTCAATATGATTGGATCTATACAGAACCACAACCTGTTGATGGGCTCCTGCCTTTTCTTCGTGGTGATCATTTTGGTGATGATCCAGATGTATTTGAAGCAAAGTTAAGAAAAACTGCAATGCCAAGTGTAAAGCTAAATTATGATTTTGTATTGAAAGATAAAGTTGAAGCACAGTTAAGTATAGTTTTTAAGTCATCCATAGTAGCTTCAGTTTCACTGCAAAGGAATTGTAGTTATTACACAAAACTAACATTTTTAAGTTTAGTAGCAGGTAAAGCTATAAGTTATAGCATGGACTTTTTTGACAGATTGTTTCTCTACTGTCAAAATTTAACTACTCTATCAATGGAATGTCCCAATATTACACGCGTATACAGTCTACACATATCGCGTGCTGCACAAATTAGTCCCTCCTTAAGACATTTACGTATGGTTGATAAGGCTGttgattttaaaaatgtatttgaaaattTGAGCAACTGTAAGACATTAGAAAGCATTAATTTAGTTGACTTGAAATCGTGGGATCGCCCTAAAATAGCTGACCCTTCTTTATTAATAGAAAAGTGTGACAAGTTATGCAGTGTTATCATAGAAGCACCACTTGCTGAAACTGCTCAAACTCAACTGTTTCAGTGGTGTAATAAAGCCAAAACTAAGTTTAGGAAACCCTATCTTCGGGTTGTAATAAATAGGATGTCTAACAACAATAGATTTAAGTACGATTATGATCCATTTATAGATGTGTTCCAATTAAATCCAATAAAACCAGTCTAA
- the LOC124633192 gene encoding major facilitator superfamily domain-containing protein 12-like isoform X2, with protein sequence MRLLRYIIHCGSFKRKWWRVSQHLLFGLGHVYNDLCAAMWFSYMMLFFQAVLDMRAVVAGAMLLLGQVIDALATPVVGVLADRFGSLKAWHLTGCVLVTCTFPLLFVRCWGCWVTDDPDYLQWWMPIYYGVLIVVFQIGWAVVQISHLAMIPAISDNLQVRADLTSIRYMASVTSSLAVYLITWVVLRASNYSTFIGPLDDYKFRDVSLIISSIGILSFLLFQIFFKLKSKKEAKANGHAVNNGTATLPNEENGTLEVAKSKIMYFLRMPLLYQTSLLYVFSRLYWALSLVYVPLFLEERLVFNPSAGSELVASVPLVLYISSFFFSLLLKSRINRFGNQMAYLIGSLLSLLSCLWIALAIDPHASIVQIYMVATLIGAGSSITLVSSLCVTADLIGPHSHQGAAIYSIVTFADKLVTGIAVVAIENYKCEDETECPQYYRGVLTYACGGSAVLGMISLSFAKFLPKLKTTTEL encoded by the exons TGGGTCGTTCAAGAGAAAATGGTGGCGAGTCAGTCAGCACCTACTTTTTGGCCTAGGCCATGTTTACAACGACCTGTGTGCAGCCATGTGGTTCTCCTACATGATGCTGTTCTTCCAGGCAGTGCTGGATATGAGGGCCGTGGTAGCTGGTGCTATGCTCCTCTTAG GACAAGTCATCGACGCGTTAGCTACTCCAGTTGTGGGCGTGTTAGCTGACAGATTCGGAAGCCTAAAGGCTTGGCATTTAACTG GTTGCGTGCTAGTGACGTGCACATTTCCCCTGCTGTTCGTGAGATGTTGGGGTTGCTGGGTGACGGACGACCCCGACTACCTGCAGTGGTGGATGCCGATCTACTATGGGGTCCTCATCGTAGTCTTCCAGATCGGCTGGGCCGTTGTACAGATATCTCACCTAGCAATGATCCCTGCTATATCAGATAACCTTCAAGTACGCGCCGATTTAACGTCTATCAG ATACATGGCATCAGTAACGTCAAGCTTGGCTGTATATCTGATAACGTGGGTTGTACTGAGAGCGAGCAACTACAGCACGTTCATTGGACCCCTGGATGACTACAAATTCAGG GATGTGTCACTTATAATTTCTAGCATCGGTATATTATCATTTCTGCTATTCCAAATATTCTTCAAATTAAAATCGAAAAAAGAAGCTAAGGCGAATGGTCACGCAGTGAATAATGGAACGGCTACATTACCAAACGAAGAAAATGGAACCCTCGAAGTGGCCAAGTCGAAGATTATGTATTTTCTACGCATGCCCCTGTTATATCAAACTAGTTTAtt aTACGTATTTTCCCGGTTATACTGGGCTCTGAGTCTAGTCTACGTACCACTGTTCCTGGAAGAGCGTCTGGTCTTCAACCCAAGTGCTGGGTCAGAATTGGTGGCCAGTGTTCCTCTAGTCCTATACATATCTTCATTTTTCTTCTCATTACTACTGAAGAGTAGAATAAATAGATTTGGGAACCAG ATGGCGTATCTAATAGGAAGTTTATTAAGTCTGTTAAGCTGTCTTTGGATAGCACTGGCTATAGATCCACATGCTAGTATAGTACAAATATACATGGTCGCTACATTAATTG GTGCAGGTAGTTCAATAACGCTGGTGTCCAGTCTGTGCGTGACTGCGGACCTGATCGGGCCGCATTCCCACCAGGGCGCTGCCATTTACTCCATCGTCACGTTCGCAGACAAACTTGTGACGGGCATCGCTGTCGTCGCTATTGAAAATTA CAAATGTGAAGATGAAACAGAATGTCCACAATACTACAGAGGAGTCCTGACATACGCTTGTGGAGGGAGCGCAGTCCTGGGCATGATCTCTTTGTCTTTTGCTAAATTTTTACCAAAGCTTAAAACGACTACTGAATTATAA